The Streptomyces avermitilis MA-4680 = NBRC 14893 genome contains a region encoding:
- a CDS encoding DUF2975 domain-containing protein — MGKLTVRALRAVLVVVLTGTLFVQAGMVWALVSGSDPEDGSLPLTPLRVITILGMVSVQVALVCVWRLVAMVRRGTVFSHAAFRYVDGVIGAIVAAALVWFAVTVINAPGQRDDPGVTVIMGGIGLAILGVALIVLVLRMLLAQAVARDVQAAHMQAELDEVI; from the coding sequence GTGGGAAAGCTGACAGTGCGTGCGCTGCGCGCCGTGCTCGTGGTGGTGCTCACCGGCACCCTGTTCGTACAGGCAGGGATGGTGTGGGCATTGGTCAGCGGGAGCGACCCGGAGGACGGATCGCTCCCGCTGACCCCGCTGCGCGTGATCACGATCCTGGGCATGGTGTCGGTCCAGGTCGCCCTGGTCTGCGTGTGGCGGCTGGTGGCGATGGTGCGACGCGGAACCGTGTTCTCCCACGCCGCCTTCCGGTACGTGGACGGCGTGATCGGCGCGATCGTGGCGGCTGCCCTCGTGTGGTTCGCGGTCACGGTCATCAATGCGCCGGGCCAGCGGGACGACCCGGGCGTCACCGTCATCATGGGCGGGATTGGCTTGGCCATCCTGGGGGTCGCGCTCATCGTGCTCGTGCTGCGGATGCTGCTCGCCCAGGCCGTCGCGCGCGATGTCCAAGCGGCGCACATGCAGGCCGAGTTGGACGAGGTGATCTGA
- a CDS encoding DUF6003 family protein, whose translation MTDDAYLFLLDDPAVPLGVPPSVAGELSCMDTPAVRAWLDAQGVTTTSPALRILPPEQTAAIPEQAERLPVPLSEAELSRLRHHNAPEAVARLEEELLAYRDCTDGRDTLLRRALAAGIPLARIVELTGEEPAAVAASSG comes from the coding sequence ATGACCGACGACGCCTATCTCTTCCTGCTGGACGACCCGGCCGTGCCGCTCGGCGTGCCGCCGAGCGTGGCCGGTGAGCTGTCATGCATGGACACCCCTGCCGTGCGGGCGTGGCTCGACGCGCAGGGTGTCACGACGACGTCCCCGGCGCTGCGGATACTGCCGCCGGAACAGACCGCGGCGATTCCGGAGCAGGCGGAACGGCTGCCGGTTCCGCTGAGCGAGGCGGAACTGAGCCGCTTGCGTCACCACAACGCCCCTGAGGCCGTCGCCCGCCTCGAGGAGGAGCTCCTGGCCTACCGCGACTGCACGGACGGCCGCGACACCCTGCTCAGGCGGGCCCTTGCGGCCGGAATTCCCCTGGCGCGCATCGTGGAACTGACGGGTGAGGAACCGGCGGCCGTGGCCGCCTCCTCCGGGTGA
- a CDS encoding RNA-guided endonuclease InsQ/TnpB family protein has product MGVTPGQVKRAFKYRFCPTDAQAAELSRTFGCVRKVYNLALAARTEAWARQERVSYSQTSAMLTAWKKTEELAFLSEVSSVPLQQTLRHLQSAFIHFFAKRAKYPRFKSRKKSRRSAEYTASAFCYRDGKLTLAKMSGPLDIVWSRPLPEAAMPSTVTVSQDSAGRWFVSLLCEDPSVRPLPATDTAVGIDVGLDHLLTLSTGEKITNPRHELRDRARLARAQRSLARKARGDGANRRKARIKVARIHARITDRRRDGLHKLTTRLVRDNQTLVIEDLSVRNMVKNRKLARAISDAAWSEFRSMLEYKAQWYGRGVIAVDRWFPSSKLCSHCGTLQDTMPLNVRRWTCGCGTTHDRDVNAAKNLLAAGLAVTVCGAGVRPQRRTPGGQSATKQKPSQREP; this is encoded by the coding sequence GTGGGCGTGACCCCGGGCCAGGTGAAGCGGGCGTTCAAGTACCGCTTCTGTCCAACCGATGCGCAGGCAGCGGAGCTGTCGCGCACGTTCGGATGCGTGCGGAAGGTCTACAACCTGGCGCTCGCCGCCCGTACCGAGGCGTGGGCGCGGCAGGAGCGGGTCAGCTACAGCCAGACCTCCGCGATGCTGACCGCGTGGAAGAAGACCGAGGAACTGGCGTTCCTCAGCGAGGTGTCGTCGGTTCCGTTGCAGCAGACACTGCGGCACCTGCAGAGCGCGTTCATCCACTTCTTCGCCAAGCGCGCCAAGTACCCGCGCTTCAAGTCCCGGAAGAAGTCGCGGAGGTCCGCCGAGTACACGGCCAGTGCGTTTTGCTACCGGGACGGGAAGCTGACGCTGGCGAAGATGTCCGGCCCGTTGGACATCGTGTGGTCGCGGCCTCTGCCTGAGGCGGCGATGCCCTCTACGGTGACTGTGTCGCAGGACAGCGCGGGCCGATGGTTCGTTTCCCTGCTGTGCGAGGACCCGTCCGTGAGGCCGCTTCCTGCGACCGATACGGCGGTCGGTATCGACGTGGGTCTGGACCACCTGCTGACTCTGTCCACCGGCGAGAAGATCACCAACCCCCGGCACGAGCTCCGGGACCGCGCCCGCCTGGCCAGGGCACAGCGCAGCCTTGCCCGCAAGGCCAGGGGTGACGGAGCCAACCGCAGGAAGGCCCGGATCAAGGTCGCCAGGATCCACGCCCGGATCACGGACCGGCGCAGGGACGGCCTGCACAAGCTGACCACTCGACTCGTGCGTGACAACCAAACGCTCGTGATCGAGGACCTGAGCGTGCGCAACATGGTCAAAAACCGGAAACTCGCCCGCGCCATCAGCGACGCGGCATGGAGCGAGTTCCGGAGCATGCTGGAGTACAAGGCCCAGTGGTACGGACGTGGGGTGATCGCCGTGGACCGGTGGTTCCCCTCGTCCAAGTTGTGCTCCCACTGCGGCACCCTGCAGGACACGATGCCGCTGAACGTGCGCAGGTGGACGTGTGGCTGCGGCACCACGCATGATCGCGACGTGAACGCGGCGAAGAACCTTCTGGCCGCCGGACTGGCGGTGACAGTCTGTGGAGCTGGTGTCAGACCTCAACGGAGAACTCCGGGCGGGCAGTCGGCGACGAAGCAGAAACCCTCACAGCGCGAGCCGTGA
- a CDS encoding helix-turn-helix domain-containing protein, with amino-acid sequence MPIAVDIDVMLARRKMSVGELADRVGITPANLAVLKNGRAKAVRFATLAALCEVLKCQPGDLLRWEAEDAAGG; translated from the coding sequence ATGCCGATCGCCGTCGACATCGACGTGATGCTGGCCAGGCGGAAAATGTCCGTAGGCGAGCTCGCGGACCGCGTAGGGATCACGCCCGCCAACCTGGCGGTACTCAAGAACGGCCGCGCCAAGGCGGTGCGCTTCGCGACGCTCGCCGCGCTCTGCGAGGTGCTCAAGTGCCAGCCGGGCGACCTGCTGCGCTGGGAGGCCGAGGACGCCGCAGGCGGATGA
- a CDS encoding SRPBCC family protein has product MSASLVETVDIEAPVAVTWALWSDVSRWPSFLSHVRLVEPLDERRFAWQLSLPGADKNFVAELTEVIPGDRIAWQTTEGVHHAGVVTFHRLSDTSSRVTLQIEYDPKGFVEHIGALTNLDSTLANYDLGEFQKLAETAAAG; this is encoded by the coding sequence GTGTCCGCATCACTGGTGGAGACCGTCGATATCGAAGCCCCCGTCGCCGTCACGTGGGCACTGTGGAGCGACGTGAGCCGGTGGCCGTCCTTCCTGAGTCACGTGCGCCTGGTGGAGCCACTGGACGAGCGGCGCTTCGCCTGGCAGCTGTCGCTGCCGGGAGCCGACAAGAACTTCGTCGCCGAGCTGACCGAGGTGATCCCCGGGGACCGCATCGCCTGGCAGACCACGGAGGGCGTTCACCATGCGGGCGTTGTCACCTTCCACCGGCTCAGCGACACGTCGAGCCGTGTGACCCTGCAGATCGAGTACGACCCGAAGGGTTTCGTCGAGCACATCGGGGCGCTCACCAATTTGGACTCCACGCTGGCGAATTACGACCTCGGCGAGTTCCAGAAGCTCGCCGAGACGGCAGCCGCCGGCTGA
- a CDS encoding helix-turn-helix domain-containing protein, protein MTLCSRDVPAAERFSWFCELVARDMAPHDIVTEHVQDFSASATLLSLGEGIGVSSVAFPAMQSIRSRRLIRRSDPELWVLALVVKGAMQREQGRNQVNPRPGDLVLYDSSQPYWASIATDDVAQSIVLHLPRRTVPVPEQALRRMVATALPSRTGIGALLSQLLGGLVEQGPKLEAGQTGRVASAVVDLTTAFLAGLSGADGPQTTAARRVAQLHQIKSFIRSRLGEPGLTPTAVAAAHHISLRALQYLFREDGRTVGAFIREQRLERCRAGLADPRLAGHSVAAIAVRAGFCDAAAFSRAFKARYGMPPGEYRRHCGGPPSQGRAGHTG, encoded by the coding sequence ATGACGCTTTGTAGCCGGGATGTGCCGGCAGCCGAGCGGTTCAGCTGGTTCTGCGAGCTGGTGGCCCGCGACATGGCACCGCACGACATCGTCACCGAGCACGTCCAGGACTTCTCCGCTTCGGCGACGCTGTTGTCGCTGGGTGAGGGGATCGGTGTCTCCAGCGTTGCGTTCCCTGCCATGCAGTCGATACGTTCGCGGCGCCTCATCCGGCGTTCCGACCCCGAACTGTGGGTACTGGCCCTGGTCGTCAAAGGGGCCATGCAGCGGGAGCAGGGCCGCAACCAGGTGAATCCGCGACCGGGTGACCTGGTGCTCTACGACTCCTCCCAGCCGTACTGGGCATCGATCGCCACCGACGACGTGGCCCAGTCCATCGTGCTGCATCTGCCCCGGCGCACGGTGCCCGTTCCGGAGCAGGCGCTGCGCCGGATGGTGGCCACTGCGCTGCCGTCCAGGACGGGCATCGGTGCCCTGCTGAGCCAGTTGCTCGGTGGGCTCGTCGAGCAGGGGCCGAAGCTGGAGGCCGGTCAGACCGGCCGGGTGGCGTCTGCCGTGGTCGATCTGACCACCGCGTTCCTGGCAGGGCTGAGCGGTGCTGACGGACCGCAGACCACAGCGGCACGGCGGGTGGCACAACTGCACCAGATCAAGTCGTTCATCCGGTCCCGGCTCGGTGAGCCGGGGCTCACCCCCACGGCCGTCGCCGCGGCCCACCACATCTCGCTGCGCGCTTTGCAGTACCTGTTCCGGGAGGACGGCAGGACGGTCGGCGCGTTCATCCGCGAGCAGCGGCTGGAGCGCTGCCGGGCCGGTCTCGCCGACCCCCGTCTGGCCGGGCACAGCGTCGCCGCGATCGCGGTCCGTGCCGGTTTCTGTGATGCTGCCGCGTTCAGCCGGGCTTTCAAGGCACGTTACGGAATGCCCCCGGGCGAGTACCGTCGGCACTGCGGAGGACCGCCGTCGCAAGGCCGCGCCGGGCACACTGGCTGA